In the Victivallis sp. Marseille-Q1083 genome, one interval contains:
- a CDS encoding Rrf2 family transcriptional regulator, translating to MKISTRFSVGVHILALLVVCKDYQCTSEFIAGSVNTNPVVIRRLIGRLKKAGLVRVSAGVAGAALAKKPEEITLLDIYRAVGAADSTLFDIHGDTNLHCPVGAHIQSALDGSIRDAQNAMELELASQTLADIVRNIEAECR from the coding sequence ATCAAAATTTCAACCCGCTTTTCGGTCGGCGTGCACATTCTGGCGCTGCTGGTCGTCTGCAAAGATTACCAGTGCACTTCCGAATTTATCGCCGGAAGCGTCAACACCAATCCGGTGGTGATCCGCCGCCTGATCGGCCGGTTGAAAAAAGCCGGGCTGGTCAGAGTATCCGCCGGTGTGGCCGGTGCGGCGCTGGCGAAAAAGCCGGAGGAAATCACGCTGCTGGATATTTATCGGGCGGTGGGAGCGGCGGACAGTACGCTGTTCGACATCCATGGCGATACCAATCTTCATTGTCCGGTCGGGGCGCATATCCAGTCGGCGCTCGACGGCAGCATCAGGGACGCCCAGAACGCTATGGAGTTGGAATTGGCGTCACAGACATTGGCCGATATCGTCCGAAATATCGAAGCGGAATGCCGATGA
- a CDS encoding cupin domain-containing protein, with product MNKSVIRNYRTAEGQPVESNGNCFTVKPVVPLSEAKQCQVNFVEVAPGNYAYGYHWHEMNEEVFYIIEGRGIVRTATGEVEVKAGDAITFPPGPEGTHVIRNASETERLVYIDFDTNNPAEIVHLPEVKKIMAIGPFSNAVYDEQ from the coding sequence ATGAACAAATCCGTCATCCGGAATTACCGGACCGCCGAAGGCCAGCCGGTGGAGAGCAACGGCAATTGCTTTACCGTCAAGCCGGTGGTGCCGTTGAGCGAAGCCAAACAATGCCAGGTGAATTTTGTCGAAGTGGCGCCCGGCAATTATGCCTATGGCTACCATTGGCATGAGATGAATGAAGAGGTGTTCTACATCATCGAAGGCAGAGGCATCGTCCGCACTGCGACCGGCGAAGTCGAAGTCAAGGCCGGCGATGCGATCACCTTTCCGCCCGGACCGGAAGGAACTCATGTGATTCGCAACGCGTCCGAAACGGAAAGATTGGTGTACATTGATTTCGACACCAACAATCCGGCCGAGATCGTCCATCTCCCGGAGGTGAAGAAAATCATGGCGATCGGACCGTTTTCGAACGCCGTTTACGACGAGCAGTAA
- the hxsC gene encoding His-Xaa-Ser system radical SAM maturase HxsC, producing MKKFRWDIYSNDNTLFVTSQCNNHCLMCAQPPLKRDDVEFHFRRSLKLLEHAPVELPTIGISGGEPTLLGDRLFELLKQIRETLPETTIQLLSNGRAFADPIYTEKLNNVGLDRLLISIPLHSDFCGDHDEITQVKGSWSETMHGLYQLACFKAEIELRIVIQKKNWRRLPKVAEFIYRNLPFVGSVVFMGLEFTGLAIQHEVEVWIDPAEYQQELERAVSILNAYDIPVAIFNLPHCLLPPGLYPYACQSISDWKVFFPETCDSCCRRQECCGLFSTSRKHSEKLHLLTY from the coding sequence ATGAAAAAGTTCAGGTGGGATATCTATTCTAATGACAATACCCTATTCGTCACGTCACAGTGTAATAACCATTGCCTGATGTGTGCGCAACCACCATTAAAGCGAGATGACGTCGAATTTCACTTCCGGCGGAGCCTAAAGTTGCTGGAACACGCTCCGGTCGAGCTACCGACCATAGGAATTTCCGGAGGTGAACCGACTTTGCTGGGAGATCGATTATTCGAGCTTCTGAAGCAAATCCGGGAAACGCTGCCTGAAACAACGATTCAACTGTTGAGTAATGGTCGTGCTTTTGCCGATCCGATATATACAGAGAAATTGAATAATGTCGGATTGGACAGGTTGTTGATCAGTATTCCACTACATTCCGATTTCTGTGGAGATCATGATGAAATCACCCAAGTGAAGGGCTCCTGGTCGGAAACAATGCATGGTCTTTATCAACTTGCCTGCTTCAAAGCGGAAATCGAACTGCGCATCGTGATTCAAAAAAAGAATTGGCGGCGTTTGCCGAAAGTGGCAGAATTCATTTATCGGAATTTGCCGTTTGTAGGCTCCGTGGTTTTCATGGGACTGGAATTTACCGGATTGGCAATCCAGCACGAAGTTGAGGTATGGATTGATCCGGCAGAATATCAACAAGAGTTAGAAAGAGCTGTAAGTATTTTAAACGCTTACGATATACCGGTGGCAATTTTTAATCTGCCGCATTGTCTGCTGCCGCCCGGTTTATATCCATATGCGTGTCAATCTATCTCCGATTGGAAGGTTTTCTTTCCGGAAACTTGTGACTCTTGTTGTCGACGGCAGGAATGTTGTGGATTGTTTTCAACATCCAGAAAACACAGTGAAAAATTGCATCTGTTGACTTATTAA
- a CDS encoding MATE family efflux transporter, whose amino-acid sequence MKSGETDIRSEFARYVSLNLFGMVGLSLYILADTFFVARGVGRDGLAALNLAIPVFSLISGIGLMIGIGGAAHFSILRGSGRKRTADAVFSGAVKLAVLFSLLFVMIGIFWTERLAQWLGADRTLQPLTIPYIRTLLLFAPAFLGNNLLIAFVRNDGGPRLAMIAMLVGSAANIVLDYLFLFPFGWGMFGAALATGLAPVIGLAILSFHPLPGRNRFHWGSPGFLPEAAGKILVLGMPSFITEFSSGVVMLLFNWTILKLAGNLGVAAYGVIANIALIAVAAFSGVGQGIQPLVSRAHGAGHHEKSRTVLLLALCLALLIGAGLYLILACFPDAVIGIFNREGDEGLQEIARQGTYLYFIALLFMGGNIVAVSFFTAIGRSLPPLLISFLRGPGIIVPILLIFPYFWGLTGVWLVIPAAESATWLLTAALLLKRCHARTGGLAA is encoded by the coding sequence ATGAAAAGCGGAGAAACGGATATTCGGAGCGAATTTGCCCGGTATGTATCCTTAAACCTTTTCGGCATGGTCGGATTGTCGCTTTACATCCTGGCCGACACCTTCTTTGTGGCCCGGGGAGTCGGCCGTGACGGACTGGCGGCGTTGAATCTGGCTATTCCGGTCTTTTCCCTGATCAGCGGCATCGGCTTGATGATCGGCATCGGCGGAGCCGCGCACTTCTCAATTTTACGCGGCAGCGGCCGGAAGCGGACGGCGGATGCCGTCTTCTCCGGAGCGGTCAAGCTGGCCGTGCTGTTCAGCCTGCTTTTCGTGATGATCGGAATTTTCTGGACCGAACGGCTGGCGCAATGGCTGGGAGCCGACCGGACGCTGCAGCCGTTGACCATTCCCTATATCCGGACACTGTTGCTGTTCGCTCCGGCTTTTCTCGGCAACAACCTGTTGATCGCTTTCGTCCGCAATGACGGCGGTCCGCGGCTGGCGATGATTGCGATGCTGGTCGGGAGCGCCGCCAATATCGTGCTGGATTACCTGTTCCTCTTTCCATTCGGCTGGGGAATGTTCGGAGCGGCGTTGGCGACCGGTCTTGCTCCGGTTATCGGCCTGGCGATTCTATCGTTCCATCCGTTACCGGGACGGAACCGTTTTCATTGGGGATCCCCGGGATTCCTGCCGGAGGCGGCCGGAAAGATTCTTGTGCTTGGAATGCCTTCGTTCATCACCGAGTTTTCATCGGGTGTCGTGATGCTGCTCTTCAACTGGACCATCCTGAAACTGGCCGGCAACCTCGGCGTCGCCGCTTACGGAGTGATCGCCAACATCGCCCTGATCGCCGTAGCGGCTTTTTCCGGCGTCGGCCAGGGAATCCAGCCATTGGTCAGCCGTGCCCACGGCGCCGGACATCATGAAAAAAGCCGGACCGTTCTGTTGCTGGCGCTGTGTCTCGCACTGCTGATCGGTGCGGGGTTGTACCTCATTCTGGCCTGTTTCCCGGATGCGGTCATCGGTATTTTCAACCGGGAAGGGGATGAGGGATTGCAGGAAATCGCCCGGCAGGGAACTTATCTTTACTTTATTGCCCTGTTGTTCATGGGAGGCAATATCGTGGCGGTCTCGTTCTTTACCGCCATCGGGAGAAGTTTGCCGCCGTTGCTCATCTCATTCCTGCGCGGCCCGGGAATCATCGTACCGATCCTGCTGATTTTCCCGTATTTCTGGGGATTGACCGGTGTCTGGCTGGTCATTCCGGCGGCAGAGAGCGCCACTTGGCTCTTGACGGCGGCCCTGCTGCTGAAGCGATGTCACGCCCGTACCGGCGGCCTGGCGGCTTGA
- the hxsB gene encoding His-Xaa-Ser system radical SAM maturase HxsB, whose product MMNERYFLLPFRFRHLAGRELLVNEVGDFLVVPAGTVARIVGRQIRPTEELYKDLIAAFFISESLIPEWLDLYAVRLRTRKAFLNEFTSLHIFVLTLRCNQNCIYCQASSQKQDAVGYDMPEVVLLYSIDLMFQSPAAALTMEFQGGEPSLVPELFRLAVETAERRKVECGKQITYVLCTNCVELSAEVLEICRQYHVLISTSLDGPENLHNHNRGREDSYSRVTTGIARAREWLGEDRVSALMTAAPASLTKPHEIIDTYLELGFHSVFLRSLNPYGVAMQNLDWTEYGERFIAFYRKALDYIISLNRNGTVLVEELTLLFLRRILTPFSDGFVDLRSPSGLMSGVAVYHCDGYVYASDESRMLAACGDFQFRIGPVSESYEKLFHGIQVQDLADVNTVEGIAGCSDCAFQAYCGADPVRNYAVQQDRYGYRPASEVCKKCTAIIEHLFSLIIEREEEVMPVFRRWLAEWNG is encoded by the coding sequence ATGATGAATGAACGATATTTTTTGCTGCCGTTCCGGTTCCGGCATTTGGCTGGTCGGGAATTGCTGGTAAACGAGGTCGGTGATTTTCTGGTGGTTCCGGCAGGCACCGTTGCACGTATCGTAGGACGGCAGATAAGACCGACGGAAGAATTGTACAAAGATCTGATTGCGGCTTTCTTCATCAGTGAATCCCTGATTCCGGAATGGCTTGATTTATATGCAGTGAGGCTCCGTACCCGAAAGGCTTTTTTGAATGAATTTACCTCGCTGCACATTTTCGTACTTACCCTGCGTTGCAACCAGAATTGTATTTATTGCCAAGCCTCCAGCCAAAAACAGGATGCAGTCGGTTACGATATGCCGGAAGTTGTTCTTTTGTATTCGATCGATCTGATGTTCCAAAGTCCTGCGGCTGCATTGACGATGGAATTTCAAGGAGGTGAACCATCCTTGGTTCCGGAATTATTCCGGCTGGCAGTCGAAACGGCAGAACGCAGGAAAGTAGAGTGCGGTAAACAAATCACCTATGTTCTTTGTACCAATTGTGTGGAACTTTCGGCTGAGGTGTTGGAAATATGTCGGCAATACCATGTTTTGATTTCTACTTCATTGGATGGTCCGGAGAATTTGCATAATCACAATCGGGGTCGCGAGGACAGTTATTCTCGGGTAACGACCGGGATTGCCCGGGCGCGGGAATGGCTGGGTGAAGACCGAGTATCCGCCTTGATGACCGCAGCGCCGGCTTCATTGACGAAACCGCATGAAATTATTGATACTTATCTTGAGCTTGGCTTCCATTCTGTTTTTTTGCGTTCTTTGAATCCTTACGGCGTGGCAATGCAGAATCTCGATTGGACCGAATATGGAGAGCGTTTTATTGCATTTTACCGGAAGGCACTGGATTATATTATCTCTTTGAATCGGAACGGAACGGTACTGGTTGAGGAATTGACATTGTTGTTTCTGCGGCGAATCCTAACTCCATTTTCTGACGGCTTCGTCGACCTGCGTTCGCCTTCCGGCCTCATGTCAGGAGTGGCGGTTTATCACTGCGACGGATATGTATATGCTTCCGATGAATCCCGGATGTTAGCCGCTTGCGGAGATTTTCAATTCAGAATAGGACCTGTCTCGGAATCTTACGAAAAGCTTTTTCATGGCATCCAGGTGCAAGACTTGGCCGATGTAAATACTGTTGAAGGAATTGCCGGCTGTTCCGACTGTGCATTTCAGGCATATTGCGGTGCAGATCCGGTCCGCAATTATGCGGTTCAGCAAGATCGGTACGGATATAGGCCTGCTTCTGAAGTTTGCAAAAAGTGTACCGCCATCATTGAGCATCTTTTCTCTCTGATTATTGAACGCGAAGAAGAAGTCATGCCGGTATTTCGGCGTTGGCTGGCGGAGTGGAACGGATGA
- the hxsD gene encoding His-Xaa-Ser system protein HxsD — protein sequence MIDAIQLKAPTIASFVVDLSIYSDEVISHVLYWMASEYLIMRENSGERQQQISLRKKQGEFSPQELRKLEERLSRDFADYKLREIVERETRDIRTILYVKAFAEFEKTAEFGANDE from the coding sequence ATGATCGATGCGATACAGTTGAAAGCTCCGACAATCGCTTCTTTCGTGGTAGATCTGTCTATTTACAGTGATGAAGTAATTTCTCATGTCCTATACTGGATGGCATCTGAATATTTGATTATGCGGGAGAACTCAGGAGAAAGACAACAACAGATTTCATTGCGAAAGAAACAGGGTGAGTTTTCTCCACAAGAACTGCGAAAGCTTGAAGAACGGTTGAGTCGGGATTTCGCCGATTATAAATTGCGAGAGATCGTCGAGCGCGAAACGCGTGATATTCGAACGATTCTGTATGTGAAGGCATTTGCCGAGTTTGAAAAAACAGCAGAATTCGGGGCCAATGATGAATGA
- a CDS encoding peptidoglycan-binding protein, with translation MELKFYRILQGILLASVSSLVNAHGSEVVSFPVIFGNSYMKDRNKPKKNAPDSLILNHHGATSMTLAAHRSHSSHRSHSSHSSHRSGTGGGGGSYYVPQVPSIPATPPVAPRRQPVQSISPKQTRSTPQTAVPQYKLGERNLEEGCYGMDVAELGRLLIKHNFLAANAVVKNGSGEVIFEKNVMAAVKRFQLAAGLSADGLARSSTIKALLIWDQINPEHVAILAAFLVEYEYMTKADLQYDAAGKNICNPQMMKAVVVAGMKTELNVGELIEAALCWNGTERKEWKELIRLLITQRYLSEQDLKRNSAGLVIGTQVVQKAIRQLQTILEISEDGKATSSLIESLKTFKETETE, from the coding sequence ATGGAACTAAAATTCTATAGAATTCTGCAAGGTATTTTGCTGGCGTCGGTAAGTTCTTTGGTCAATGCACATGGATCCGAAGTTGTCTCATTTCCGGTGATTTTCGGGAATAGTTATATGAAGGATCGGAATAAGCCAAAGAAGAATGCCCCTGACTCACTGATTCTGAATCATCATGGAGCGACTTCAATGACTTTAGCTGCGCATCGCAGCCATAGCAGTCATCGTTCTCATTCGTCCCATTCTTCTCATCGATCCGGAACTGGTGGAGGCGGTGGAAGTTATTACGTCCCACAAGTTCCGTCGATTCCGGCAACTCCGCCGGTTGCGCCGCGTCGGCAGCCTGTTCAATCAATATCCCCGAAGCAAACACGTTCGACACCTCAAACAGCGGTACCACAATATAAGCTGGGTGAACGCAACCTTGAAGAAGGTTGTTACGGAATGGACGTTGCAGAATTGGGACGGCTTCTGATTAAACATAATTTTCTTGCAGCCAATGCTGTTGTAAAAAATGGTTCAGGAGAGGTCATTTTTGAAAAAAATGTTATGGCAGCAGTGAAGCGTTTTCAATTGGCCGCCGGGCTTTCTGCAGATGGTCTTGCGAGAAGCAGTACAATCAAAGCTCTATTGATTTGGGACCAGATCAATCCAGAACATGTTGCGATACTGGCTGCTTTTTTGGTAGAATATGAATATATGACAAAGGCAGATCTGCAGTATGATGCAGCAGGAAAAAACATCTGCAATCCGCAAATGATGAAAGCGGTTGTCGTGGCCGGCATGAAAACTGAATTAAACGTTGGCGAGCTGATTGAGGCGGCACTCTGTTGGAATGGGACGGAACGAAAAGAATGGAAAGAATTAATCCGGTTATTGATTACACAACGGTATCTTTCCGAACAGGATCTTAAGCGAAATAGTGCCGGTCTCGTAATCGGAACACAAGTCGTTCAAAAGGCGATTCGCCAACTTCAGACTATTTTGGAAATTTCGGAGGACGGCAAAGCAACCTCCAGTCTGATTGAAAGTTTGAAGACTTTCAAGGAAACGGAGACTGAATGA